The following DNA comes from Miscanthus floridulus cultivar M001 chromosome 5, ASM1932011v1, whole genome shotgun sequence.
AGGAAGTCCATAGGAATTTCAAAGGATCCGATTCCTCTGGAAAGGTATCACACAAGgccgtttggaacaaaggaaagGCAAATTTAGGAAAGGTTTGGAGACTGTTCTGTTTCACAGGAATTAAAAATCCAGTCGGACCTAAAATTTTGCGGAAGCTCGAGAGAACTAGCGGAAGCGTTCGTGAGAGTGAACTCTACTTGCTACCTCTGCCCATGGATTCTCCAGGGACCCCCACCACACCATGGATGGCGACCGAGAGTCAGAACTATATGTATGCAGGTCAGGTTCAGTGCTATGCTAAACTGCTAATGGATTACTGCGTTGATGAATCAATCTTGATGATTCATCTTGATTCTTGCCGAATTCATCAATGCAGACAAACAGCACAATTAGCAAGACCGCCCTGGCAGATAATCTTTCTGTCCCCTGCTGGGTGTAGGCTGTGGCACAGATTTAGTCAGGAATTCTGATCCAGAATTGAGCAAGCAAAGACTTTTGGCTGACTTGCTGAAAAACCTTTGGCTGAGATTCTTTCCCTTGCTTACGAGTTCGTTGTACGGAAGCAACAGCCGACACGATTTCTTTCGGTTGAGGAAGATTCTTGTGGTAGCCAGGGGCCAACGTCCATGATAGCTACTTGATCCACGAAGGACATTTTTTTGTGAAGTTTTTTTTGGGTAATCGTTGCTGCGAAGTTACTGACGCTAATAGGCTCTTGGAAGTTGGAAGCTCGTATTTGGCAACTGAAGTAGCATGGAAATATCGTCACCATACCAATCGTCCCCACAGACCGAAAGGCACATCGACAAGCACGTAGAGTATTGATATTTTCTAAAAGTTAGGACTTGGGTGGCCTCGTTTTTGTCTCTATCGTGTGGCCCCATATGGTATGGATATGCTTTGAGCTCCAATCACTGTTCAACACACAAATCAAGCGACGAACCGAGGAATAATGTGTCCGCACAGAGTGAGTATCCAACTGGAAACTGCTTTATGGTATCAATGCTGCGATAATGATGGCTGGCAATGAGTAAACCGAAACGTTTAAACATGAGTAGCTACATACTAAGGCATATTACTGAGGTCTCACTTGGAGCCATTCACTAATAATCCATTGCTAACAGCTAATCTCACGTGTATTCGCTCCTAAAGTTTGCTAAAAGTTTATTGCATCAATCTAGGATGAGATACACAGATGAGAAAAGAACAAAGAGCACAGTTTGACAAACAGCGATAGATAATTTATACTACTCTTGGACAAACCAATAATTTATTGTGTTGTGTGACAAGAAATTTCCCAGCAAGCCATGCGTTGACGCACTAGGAACAGAAGTCTTTCCTTGCCTGTAGCCTAGCGTCCCCTGATCCCCTCCCCTCGTTCCTACTGTCAAGagactttttttttgaaacaaatacTGTCAAGAGACTCAAGACCACTACTGCTGGGAGGCAACTCGGGGACGGACGCCCCTCCATGGCAGCAAACTCCTATCCTTCACAGGTACACAGGCAAATCCTTGTTGCTTGCTTCAGTTTTTTTGAACCTTTTCCATGCCTATCTTCCTTTAAAGCGCGTTTAATCAGGTTCCTGTTCTGCCCTTTTTGGACCCTCTCCAAGTGAGATTTGTGGCGAAATCCGTGTTAAAAGATGATTTATTTCACAGCCAGATCTGTAGCCAAATCCATGTTATTCACGACAAAGATTTCCATGTTACCCAAGATAGTTGCTTTCTGACGCAAACTGAACTTGCTGTCCTGTCTAGTCCTACGTTTAGCAATTCCTATGTCAGTTTATCTGTTAGCTTTTTAAACCTCAATCCAGGAAAAGATATGTACGACGATCATATTTACAGAGCTTATGAAGTACGTATGTTTTTATGGAGACAAATTTGACAACCAATGAACTATCTGATGTAATATTTGCCTTAGATGTTCCTGTACTGAACAATAAGAGGATCTCCAGTTCATAGCTAAGATCGTCAATTAGAGTTGTCTTGTGCTATGACCTATTTCTACTTGATTACATCTCTGATATGTGTTTTGGTGAGTTGAAAGCATGGACTGAAGTTTATCAGCTAACTTACAGCTGCCTAACTCAAGAGCTATATGCTTTTCTTCGCATCCAATGGTTGggccttttactttattttttGTATTGGACTGTAGTTGGGTGCCTATAATGAATTTAAACTTCGGGTGTGTATGCTTGTAATACTTCTAGTCTTAtgcttcttctctgaagaagtCTGAAGCCTGATTTTTTTTTATCATATAAGAAATTGTAGTCATAAAAAGAATTTTCATGTTTCACAATAGCTGATTCTTGATGGAATATGAGCTTACTGCCAACTGCCAAGCCTAGTCCTTTGTAGTTAGCATTTGTAAGCTTTTTGCTACTTTCATTTTGCGCTTCAACCTTGGTTAGAAATATGTTGAAGGGTAGTATGCAGCAAGAGAGAAAATGTATTATCCCAATAAGAACACTGTTGTTGTCAAATATCAATACGTTTTGGGTTAGGTGTTTCGGTTGTGGCCTGCATAGTTCAAATTCCTATACATATTATCTTGTGGTACTAAGTACAAACTGATCCCTAGATGTTTACCCCTCTGACATTTGTAATCCATTGTGTTGAAAGCATGGCCTAAAGTTTAGCACTCAGCTTTCCTTCAAAGTTTGGGGCGTCTGACAGACGTTGATTTTGAAATCAGCGCTGGCATCTGAGAGATAATTTGTTACACGCCCAATAAAGTTTCCTTGTGTGCTGACCTGATTTGTTCTCCCTCTAGTTTGCAGTTATTTGACATTTTGGACaataacacagtctccaaatcaTACCTTTGATCACTATTTAGAATATAAATATATCTAATAAATTTATGTTTGTTATGAAATTACTTTTCAAGAAAAATCCATTAATATGATCTTCAAGTTTCTTTTCTATAATAAATacttaaaaaaaaatttgtaATCAAAGTTTTAAAGGTTTGACTCAAATCTTGTTCAAACATGAAGTATTTGCAAACAGGAGGAATTAGTTGGTTATGTCTATGGTGACTTGAAAGCATGGCCTGAAGTTTTGAAGCCAACTTACTGCTAGATTTCCATGTTTCACTGTAGTTGTTTCTTAAGAAAACTGATCTTATCGCAAGCCTAGTCTTTTGAATCGGCATATTATTAAATGAACATGTGAATCTATTTGCCAGGATATTTAATACTGGCGTGTTTACAGCTCAATCATAAGTTTTCTGAATGCCGGTTATATGTATAGATCTGTTGAGAAGTAATTCTCcatttttttttttcagaaaaggGCGAATGCAACAATCTTGATCAACCTTTGTTAGTTAGGTATACCGCTGCTTATGTACACGATTTTGCAGAAGGGAAACAAAATTAACGTGTGCTGTTTGTGTTAGGGTAGCGACCTGGATAATTCATATATTATATATTTTTAGAGTACATTTTCTATAGTTAGTTAAGCTCATTTATTAGCAGTTTACTTTGTGGTTTGAATTGATTACTAGTTGTTTACCTTCTGACATGTTGAGATCATGGCCTCAATTAAGCACTCGACTTTCTTGCAAAGTATTGGCGCCTCTAATAGTCATCCATTATGAAATTAGCTTAATTTTTTAGAGTTTAAGGGCCTAGCCCCAGCCTTAGCATTAACCAAGACAAAACGTTTACAACATTCATCCAGTTTAACAGAATCCACAGCTCAACATCGAGCGCAATAgcatacacacacacaccaacCCAACTATTACATGAGCCAAGCCGATTTGAATTCCATCAGGCTGATCCACTTGTTTTCATTCTCCTTCCCTACCATTTATTCACAGCCAGCTAAATGAGCCTTCACATCTTCAGGGAGCGCTTGACTTTGCCAATCGTGTGCATGTTTGTAGAGATAGCTCTCCCAAGCTTTTCCTACCCGGGGCATCCAGAAAGCAGATGAGGTCTTGTAGCTATATTCCTCAGCTTCTCCAATTTCTGGTTGAATTCCAAGAGCTTTTCTTTGGGGCACAACAACCTCTAGTTTTGAAGCATATTGACTACATGCTGAATCAAAATTTTCACACCCTTCCAAAGGCAACCCTGATAACATAGACTGTTTCTTAGCTTCCAAAGCCCCCACAGGGCAGCAGCACAGAACATGTTATTAACTAAGGACTAAGGATCTCTTATTACTCAACCACATAGAACCGATTGATTCAAAGGAACTACCTATATTTCTATCTATCACTTCAGAAATCCAGACCCAAACTTGTCTAGCAACTGCACACTCAAAAAAGAGGTGTAGCACAGATTCACTTTCTATACAAAACAAACATGACTTATCATCTACTTTCCTTAAGCTTAGATTATCTCTAGTCAGTAACTTGTTTTTGGACAATAACCAGAGAAAGAAATGTACCCTAGGAGGAATTTTTAATTGCCAGACAGCAGGCACATGAACTGGTAAAATACCTCTAAAATTGACTATCTTATACAAAGACAGAGGAATAAATACCATCGGATGTGAATTTCCAGATAAGGGCATCCTCATCATTACTGAAAACAATAGTAGAAGCTAGTTGGACAATCTCCAACCAAAGGTTCATTAACCTATTGTCAACACATCTACGGAAGGTGCATTTAAGATCCACACCATCCCACAGGTTAGCTACTGCCTTAGATTTTTCATTAACTAGAATGTAAACCTCCCAGTATTGAATGGCTAGGCTTGAGGGACCCAGCCAGAGTTATCCTCCCAGAACTTCACCTTCCTACCATTTCCTATTTTCCAAGTACAGCCCATTTTGGCTGCCCAGATCATTCCTCTAAAGAACTGAGAAACACCAACAGTAGGACTATCAAAGATATTAGCCTTACTAGTATCATATTTGTGGTCAATAAGCTTCCTCCAAAGTTTTTGATCATCTAAATTATATCTCTTGATCCAAGATGCTAAAAGACAAATATTCAAATCTCTTAGATTTGGGACCCCAGGCCCACCATATTCTTTCATCATACTAACACTCTCCCAGTTTGCCAAATGATATCTATGAGCACTAGGATTGTCACTCCATAGACAATTAGAAATTAGCTTAATTTTAGAGAGAGAGTTTGTTAACCCCTTATGGACTTTTCTTTTTTGAAGGTAAAGAGCGCAATGGATGACCCAGAGTTGAATGCTCCTCCCAAGAATGATCCAGAGGAGGAGCCAAAGCAGGCAACAAATAGGATACTGAAGCGTACATCATCATTCGCTCAAGGCACTATTGCCACTGCGACCGGCTTCCTCACCGCAGCTTTCTCGGTGCGCAAAGATGCTCTGTTGCACCGGCACGTCCTGGTGGCCGGCGGTTGCTTCTTGGTCATCGCCTACCTTTCTGCGCTCCTGCTGGTCTACCTGAAATTGTTCTTGTCAGGACACAGGCAGCTGCATAAGGGGCACATCCGGTTCATCCAGTTTCTCTGCATCATCAGCGGCGCGGCGCTGGTGGCGACGAactccctgctgctgctgctcataaGTGAAGGCAGCATCTTGTTGTCGCTCAATCTGCTGCCTATACAGGGCCTCATCGGCATTCTCGCGTACCACGCGACGCCGACGGAGGACAGCATGCGCGACGTGGCGTTCGAGGCGGGGATCAAGAGCGGCCGCAAGGTTGCCCTGTTCGCCACAGCGACGGCCTTCGCCGTGCAGACCACGCTCCTGTTCGGCTACCTCAACAACTCCAGCTTCCGGGCGCTGGGCCCCCGGTTCGATCTCTCCGTGTCCTTCCTGGCGTCGGCCCTCAGCGTGTTCCTGGTCGTGGCCACCTGCATGCCTCTTGGGTACAGGACTAGTGCCGCGAGGGACAAGGTGCTGTCCCTCGTGAAGTACCTGAAGGACGCCGTCATCGCCTTGCTCGCGGTCACCGCGGTGACTATTGCCAAGGAGTTTCTCGGTGGCGACACTGTGCTCGCACTCTTCCCGGAGATCACAGTAGCTGCCATGTATTATGCCGTGAATCTGTTCGCTGACGACACTGCAGAGCAGGGCCAGCGGGAGGCCGCTGAGAACAAGATGGAGATGTTGCCGACCGCCGTCGTGGCCACGTTCGGCTTCGGCATGCTGGGTGCGGCCTACGCCGCGCTGCTGGGAACGCCGGAGTACGACATGTACACGAAGGCGCTGGTGTTCACCTTGCTCGCCGCCGTCGTGTCCAGCCTGGGACGTGTGGCGGGGCCGCTCTGCAGCCCCCGGCGCGACAAGAACGCGGCGGCGTGCGTGGTGTTCCTGAGCAACATCCTCCCCATCGTGGAGATGCTGGTGGCCGTCCCGCTCGCCGCAAAGGTAGCCAGTAATGCCCTCCCCGTGTATTCTGTTTAACCTACGAGGTACCATTGATTTAGCCTACGAGGTACCGTTGATTTATCGTACAGTAAATGTTTGTATGCCAGTCATATTTTTGTATGTCAGTTGAACAATGTTGTTACTACCAGCAAACAGCCACAAACAACTCCCATAACAAAATTCTTGCAGAAAGAATGTCTGCCTGTGTAAAGCAGATAGAAGGTTTCTTTTGTAAGTATTTACTACACTACACATGACTGGCTGCTGCAACTTGTTCCACAACTTTTAAGAATGATTGAGAAAACTGGTTGTTTCATTTACATGCTGGAGCAAGATTAGATAATGAGAATGATTCTCTAGAGTGCACAAAGGTAGATAGTGAGAATAATTCTCTAGAGTACGCATAAGATATAGAAAAATTATTAGAGAgtgaaaaaatatagaaaacgattttgtGAAAACGACTCTCCAAACGATGATTTAAAGAGTTGGACAGACATGAATGAAAGCTGAAACAGACCAACTCATCATTGTTTTTTTAGTCTATCTACTATACAACCGTGTGTTTCAGCCAAAGCTAGTTCATGGTTGTGGCTGCCTAAAAACACACGAATTCCAACAAATAAAAAACCATGTGCTTTAGGAGaagctagcacatggttgttggctGCCTAAAAAACACACAAATTACAAAAGGGAaaaaaaccatgtgttttaggAGAAGCTAGCACACAAATTTCATCAGACAAAAAGGCCCACACAGACCAGATCTGTTGCTTGTTTGTTAGATGTAAGTTCTGTGCAATTGAAAAGTCCAATAACTATGATGATACGATGAAAGAGAGAGGCTCACTAAACATGTAGCAGCCCATAAGCCCAACAAACAGGAATTCCATAAGAATATAACAGGTATACTTAGGAAAGAAGCAAAGAAAATAAGGGAAATGATCTGCATGGAGATCAGATCTGCTCTGTGTGGAGATCAGAGCAGGAGAAAGGAGAAAACAACCAGCAGATCAAAGCTGAAGATCTCCTCTGCGTGGGGGCAAGCAGAGCAGAGGAAAATGGTAAGCAACCAACAGATTGAACGGAAACCACTAACCTCAACAGCCAAGGTAAGGACACCAACTTTATCATGAAGATGTAATCCAAGATTGCTAGTATTTGCTGCAACCAAATTCAAGAATTAGAATTACAGATTCACAAATTAAGGAACTCATGAAACAAAAATACAGAATACCGAAAAACAAATTGCACATTTCAAATAGTGCAACTGGTATTTGctgctaatgcaattatactgATTAAACAAATATTTTTGGATGTTGCAACCAAGGGTACAAGACAGGAGCAAATATTAGAGCCACAATATCAGATTCAGAATTCTGAGAAAGTGCAAGGATACAACTACAATGATGTCAACACCAAAGACATGTATGAGGTAAAATAACTCCTAATTTAAAATGCAGTCATAAACAATGAAAATATGTCAACTACTGATTTCTACATTTTGCTGCAACATTCATTTGGTTCCCTAATGCATTTGATACAAGCACTAGTCCAGTTTGATCAATTACTTGAGGTAAAAAACACATTTCATAGATGCAATGAAAAATTAAGAAGATTTGATAAAAAGCAATATAAGTACTCATGAGCTCTTTTTTTATGAAGCAGAATAGCATGTATATGACAACAAACAGAGTTGATGATTATCAAACACAATGAACTCACATGGTACAGAAGCAATGAAGGCAGTGCAGTTAGCTCCATATCAAGTATTTGGAGGCACAAATTGTTCCACTGACCGTTTCTACATATACAAAAAGGTGAGCAAAATCATTGCTTACTCGTAGGAAAGCCAAGATAAAAATGATTGTTTTTGGACTAAAATATATTTCAATGCAGGGAGGCTACACTGAACTTATGTTGGAACAGATGATGAACTCTTAGGAGGATAATCAGACTGACAGGAATACACAGGTAAAATTTATAAGTACCAGTATACAAAAATTATAATTCAGACATATGCAAATTACACACATATGTGCAATGTAAATTCAGCATAACAGGACTGTAATTTCAATGCTTCATTATAAACTGTGCAGCAACATGAAGAGatgcaaggatcattaacaaataTGATGATAGA
Coding sequences within:
- the LOC136450665 gene encoding uncharacterized protein, with product MAANSYPSQVKSAMDDPELNAPPKNDPEEEPKQATNRILKRTSSFAQGTIATATGFLTAAFSVRKDALLHRHVLVAGGCFLVIAYLSALLLVYLKLFLSGHRQLHKGHIRFIQFLCIISGAALVATNSLLLLLISEGSILLSLNLLPIQGLIGILAYHATPTEDSMRDVAFEAGIKSGRKVALFATATAFAVQTTLLFGYLNNSSFRALGPRFDLSVSFLASALSVFLVVATCMPLGYRTSAARDKVLSLVKYLKDAVIALLAVTAVTIAKEFLGGDTVLALFPEITVAAMYYAVNLFADDTAEQGQREAAENKMEMLPTAVVATFGFGMLGAAYAALLGTPEYDMYTKALVFTLLAAVVSSLGRVAGPLCSPRRDKNAAACVVFLSNILPIVEMLVAVPLAAKVASNALPVYSV